CGGTCGTCGTCCAGTGTTTCGTCCGCTCCGATCTCGACGACGACGCCTTCGACCGCGCGCTGTACGTCGCTCGGCGCGACCTCGAGACGACCGTCGAGGAACGCACCTTCGAGGGCGCGGCCCGTTTTTATATCTGCTCGCTCGACCGCGAGACGGTCGTTTATAAAGGCCTCCTGACCGCGGAGCAGTTGCCGTCGTACTACCCCGACCTGCTCGACGACCGCGTTCGCTCGACCTTCGCGATGGTCCACGCCCGGTTTTCGACGAACACCCTCGGCGCGTGGCACCTCTCACACCCTTACCGAAACATCATCCACAACGGCGAGTTCAACACGATCCAGGGCAACATCAACTGGATGCGGGCCCGGGAGGACGACCTCCAGCATCCCGACTTCGGCGACGACATCGAGACGCTGCGGCCGATCATCAACGATCCCGAACAGTCCGACACCGCCTCCGTCGACAACGCCCTCGAACTCCTGATGGCGGGCGACCGGGAGATGCCCCACGCCCTCCGGATGTTGATCCCCGAGGCGTGGCGCGGCGAGGCCAACCGGGTCTCGGAGGACCGCCGCGAGTGGTACGACTACCACGCCTCGCTCGTCGAACCCTGGGACGGCCCGGCGTTGGTCGCCGCGACCGACGGGACGCGGATCGGCGCCGTCCTCGACCGGAACGGGCTTCGGCCCTGCCGCTACGACGTGACGACGGACAACACGCTCGTCATGGCCAGCGAGGCCGGCGCCCTCGAGTACGACTTCGGCGAGATCGAGCGCCGCGACCGCCTCCAGCCGGGGCAGCTGTTCGTCGCCGATCCCGAGGAGGGACGTGTCGTCCCAGACGAGGAGATATTCGACGACCTCGTCGAGGAGAAGTACGGCGAGTGGGTCGACGAGCGCCAAGTCGCCCTCGACGACATCGCCGACGCCGACGAGTCCGCGCCGCGGGATCCCGTCGACTCGATACGCTCCCAACAGGCGCTGTACGGCTACACCGAGGACGAAATGAACCACCTCATCGAGCCGATGGCGACCGACGGGAAGGACCCGGTCGGCTCGATGGGCGACGACACCCCGCTCAGCGTCCTCTCGCAGTTCAACCGGCCGCTGTTTACGTACTTCAAGCAGCTCTTCGCGCAGGTCACGAACCCGCCCCTGGACTACATCCGCGAGGAACTCGTCACCTCGATGGAGACGCGGCTCGGCTACCAGCGGAACCTCCTCGACGAGACGCCGGCGCACGCCGAACAGCTCGTCGCCGACTCCCCAGTGCTCACCGACGCGCAGACGGGCGCGATCAAGGGACTCGACGGCGACCTCTCGAGTGCGGTCGTCGACATCACGTTCGACCCCGAGGACGACCTCGAGACCGCCGTCCGGGACGTCAGGCGGGAGGCCACGATCGCGGCACAGGAACACGACATCGTCGTGTTGTCCGACCGAAACGCCGGCCCGGACGCGATCCCGATCCCCGCGTTGCTCGCGACCGGCGGCGTCCATCACCACCTCGTCAGGAACGGTCTCCGGAACCACGTCGGTATCGTCCTCGAATCGGGCGATCCACGCGCAGTCCACCACGTCGCGACCTGTATCGGCTACGGCGCGGGCGCGGTGAACCCGTATCTCGCCTTCCAGTCGATCGCCGACATCGTCGCCGGACCCGACGGGGCCGACGAGGAACGGGCGATCGAGGCCTACATCGGGGCCGTCGAGGACGGCCTCCTGAAGACGATGGCCAAGATGGGCATCTCGACGGTCGAGTCCTACCAGGGTGCACAGATCTTCGAGGCCGTCGGTCTCGATTCGGACTTCGTCGCCGAGTACTTCGAGGGGACGACTGCTCGAACGGAGGGCGCCGATATCGACGACATCGACGCCGACCTCCGGAAGCGATACGAGGTCGCCTTCGCCGACGATCCGCGACTCGAGCTGCAGGGCGAGTACGAACACCGCTCTTCCGGGATGTTCCACGAGTGGAATCCCCAGTCCGTCGGCACGCTTCAAAAGGCGGTTCGGAGCGGCGATTACGGGGAGTACCTGGAGTTCGCCGAGCAGATGAACGATCAGACCGAGAACCTCCAGACGCTCCGGGGATTACTCGAGTTCGACTCGGATCGCGATCCGGTCGACATCGAGGACGTCGAACCCGTCGAGGAGATCGTCGAGCGGTTCTCGACGGCCGCGATGAGTCTGGGCAGCATCTCGCCGGAGGCCCACGAGAACAACTGCATCGCGATGAACCGTCTGGGCGGGAAATCAAACACCGGCGAGGGCGGTGAACCGCCCGAACGCTTCGGCACGGAAAAGGAGTGCAGCGTCAAGCAGGTCGCCTCGGGCCGCTTCGGCGTCACGTCGACGTACCTGACGAACGCCGACGAGATCCAAATCAAGATGGCACAGGGCTCGAAGCCCGGCGAGGGGGGACACCTGCCCGGCGA
The genomic region above belongs to Natronomonas moolapensis 8.8.11 and contains:
- the gltB gene encoding glutamate synthase large subunit; protein product: MSEPIDRSATADGLADPGDYRANCGVGVVMDLDGERSHGTVADGVELLENLEHRGTTGADENTGDGAGILLQTPHEFFDDEIPELPDAGEYAVGAVFMPPNEEAIARLQDLAEHVFAEHGLDVFAWRDVPTDNALLGETAVESEPVVVQCFVRSDLDDDAFDRALYVARRDLETTVEERTFEGAARFYICSLDRETVVYKGLLTAEQLPSYYPDLLDDRVRSTFAMVHARFSTNTLGAWHLSHPYRNIIHNGEFNTIQGNINWMRAREDDLQHPDFGDDIETLRPIINDPEQSDTASVDNALELLMAGDREMPHALRMLIPEAWRGEANRVSEDRREWYDYHASLVEPWDGPALVAATDGTRIGAVLDRNGLRPCRYDVTTDNTLVMASEAGALEYDFGEIERRDRLQPGQLFVADPEEGRVVPDEEIFDDLVEEKYGEWVDERQVALDDIADADESAPRDPVDSIRSQQALYGYTEDEMNHLIEPMATDGKDPVGSMGDDTPLSVLSQFNRPLFTYFKQLFAQVTNPPLDYIREELVTSMETRLGYQRNLLDETPAHAEQLVADSPVLTDAQTGAIKGLDGDLSSAVVDITFDPEDDLETAVRDVRREATIAAQEHDIVVLSDRNAGPDAIPIPALLATGGVHHHLVRNGLRNHVGIVLESGDPRAVHHVATCIGYGAGAVNPYLAFQSIADIVAGPDGADEERAIEAYIGAVEDGLLKTMAKMGISTVESYQGAQIFEAVGLDSDFVAEYFEGTTARTEGADIDDIDADLRKRYEVAFADDPRLELQGEYEHRSSGMFHEWNPQSVGTLQKAVRSGDYGEYLEFAEQMNDQTENLQTLRGLLEFDSDRDPVDIEDVEPVEEIVERFSTAAMSLGSISPEAHENNCIAMNRLGGKSNTGEGGEPPERFGTEKECSVKQVASGRFGVTSTYLTNADEIQIKMAQGSKPGEGGHLPGEKVNEMIAHVRYSTPGVGLISPPPLHDIYSIEDLKQLIHDLKAANPEADINVKLVSEAGIGTIAAGVAKANADVVHISGHSGGTGASPKTSIKNAGLPWELGLAEANQMLRSTDLRSRIKVTVDGGMKTGHDVAVGALLGAEEYVFGTASLVTSGCVMARQCHENTCPVGVATQREDLRKRFPGEPQHVINYMTFIAQELREIMADLGFESVEEMIGRVDALEQRDDVEQERARKLDLSAVLAEPAGDQRYKTEPQTHEIDDALDWDLIEEAEAAIESGEPVHIDRDISTVNRAVGATLSNEISKRHGTDGLPEDTVRIDFGGTAGQSFGAFLQDGVTMGLTGTANDYVGKGLSGGRLVLNTPNDAPYEPEENILVGNVALYGATQGEAYINGMAGERFGVRNSGVKAVVESVGDHGCEYMTGGVVACLGRTGKNFAAGMSGGVAYVLDRDGDFEETVNYGMVSTTDELDHRDRTMLRRLVENHVAHTDSDRGEYILDNWEEELTKFVKVMPDAYADIIDEREEADVRTDLPESVTPTADSERPGHVASDD